The proteins below are encoded in one region of uncultured Desulfovibrio sp.:
- a CDS encoding sirohydrochlorin cobaltochelatase, producing MLRKTSGILLTALLLCCLFQARVDAAPREGILLVAFGTTVPEARAALTALDRDFRAAFPQAPVEWAYTSQIIRKKLAEQGQPVGSIGQGLEALARKGVRVVRVQSLHVLAGEEFSALERAVLLDVKAHAGRFDAVYFGRPLLDSRQDAHDVIRAVLDSAASQRRPGEALVLMGHGQEHGRADVALEGVRAMFAEEDPLVVMGTVEGSRDFAAVCADLKKRGAGTLWLQPFMVVAGDHARNDLAGSEEDSWASRLRHAGYTVKSRLLGLGEIAGVRAVFVRHARESRDDLVREPVKP from the coding sequence ATGCTGCGCAAAACCTCTGGCATCCTTCTCACGGCCCTGCTGCTCTGCTGCCTGTTCCAGGCCCGGGTCGACGCCGCCCCGCGCGAGGGCATTCTGCTTGTGGCCTTTGGCACCACCGTACCGGAAGCTCGTGCGGCCCTGACCGCCCTGGACAGGGATTTTCGGGCAGCCTTTCCCCAGGCGCCGGTGGAATGGGCCTATACCTCCCAGATTATCCGCAAAAAGCTGGCAGAGCAGGGACAGCCCGTGGGCAGCATCGGCCAGGGGCTGGAAGCCCTTGCCCGCAAGGGCGTGCGGGTGGTGCGGGTACAGTCCCTGCACGTGCTGGCAGGGGAAGAATTTTCGGCCCTGGAACGGGCCGTGCTGCTGGATGTCAAGGCGCATGCCGGCCGCTTTGACGCCGTCTACTTCGGGCGCCCCCTGCTGGATTCCCGCCAGGATGCCCATGACGTGATCCGTGCCGTCCTGGACAGCGCGGCCTCGCAACGCAGGCCCGGCGAAGCCCTTGTGCTCATGGGGCACGGCCAGGAGCACGGCCGCGCCGACGTGGCGCTTGAAGGCGTCCGGGCCATGTTTGCCGAGGAAGACCCGCTGGTGGTCATGGGCACGGTGGAAGGCAGCCGGGACTTTGCGGCCGTGTGCGCGGACCTGAAAAAACGTGGCGCCGGCACACTCTGGCTGCAACCCTTCATGGTGGTGGCCGGCGACCACGCCCGCAATGACCTTGCCGGCAGCGAGGAAGACAGCTGGGCGTCCCGCCTGCGGCACGCGGGCTATACCGTGAAGAGCCGCCTGCTGGGCCTGGGCGAGATTGCCGGCGTGCGGGCCGTATTCGTGCGCCACGCCCGTGAAAGCCGGGATGATCTGGTACGGGAACCGGTAAAGCCCTAA
- a CDS encoding OsmC family protein yields MATVTGTYCGDLRVECRHEQSGATLMTDAPVDNCGKGQAFSPTDLVGAALGACAMTIIGIYAQNHGLDVTGMTMEVTKTMSANPRRIGRLEVVFTMPRRAYSDKERASIERAAHTCPVHMSLSADMEQVFTFVWPD; encoded by the coding sequence ATGGCAACGGTGACAGGAACCTATTGCGGCGATCTGCGTGTCGAGTGCCGTCACGAGCAGAGCGGCGCCACGCTGATGACCGATGCGCCGGTGGACAATTGCGGCAAGGGGCAGGCCTTTTCGCCCACGGACCTGGTGGGGGCGGCCCTGGGCGCCTGCGCCATGACCATCATCGGCATTTATGCCCAGAACCACGGACTGGATGTGACCGGCATGACCATGGAGGTGACCAAGACCATGAGTGCCAATCCTCGCCGCATCGGCAGGCTGGAAGTGGTCTTTACCATGCCCCGGCGGGCCTATTCGGACAAGGAACGGGCCAGCATAGAACGGGCCGCTCATACCTGCCCCGTGCACATGAGCCTTTCGGCGGACATGGAACAGGTGTTTACCTTTGTCTGGCCGGACTAG
- the ruvC gene encoding crossover junction endodeoxyribonuclease RuvC — MPASVSHAPVTVMGIDPGSQRTGWGIVREVSGVLHLVDCGIIRTTAGGDTAFSQRLACIYRELVAVLRRCSPAEAAIEQVFTARNAASALKLGQARGVAVAACAACGIPVSDYEPTLIKKTLVGTGRAEKEQVAFMVRRLLNVRGEGWALDTSDALGVAICHLTMRRFALLQQR, encoded by the coding sequence ATGCCCGCTTCTGTCAGTCATGCTCCCGTGACGGTCATGGGAATCGATCCCGGTTCGCAGCGTACCGGCTGGGGCATTGTGCGCGAGGTTTCCGGGGTGCTGCACCTGGTGGACTGCGGCATCATCCGTACCACGGCCGGGGGCGACACGGCCTTTTCCCAGCGGCTGGCCTGCATCTACCGCGAGCTGGTGGCGGTGCTGCGGCGCTGCTCTCCCGCGGAAGCCGCCATCGAGCAGGTGTTCACGGCCCGCAATGCGGCCAGCGCCCTCAAGCTGGGGCAGGCCCGTGGCGTGGCCGTGGCGGCCTGCGCGGCCTGCGGCATTCCCGTGAGCGACTATGAACCCACGCTGATCAAGAAGACGCTGGTGGGGACGGGCCGGGCGGAAAAGGAACAGGTGGCCTTCATGGTGCGCCGCCTGCTCAATGTGCGCGGCGAAGGCTGGGCGCTGGATACCTCCGATGCCCTGGGGGTGGCCATCTGCCATCTGACCATGCGCCGTTTTGCCCTGCTGCAACAACGCTGA
- a CDS encoding alpha-hydroxy-acid oxidizing protein, whose amino-acid sequence MNDVRTLARERMKGFCRVCPVCDGRACAGEVPGMGGLVTGASFRNNVTALAAQRLNMTALHDAREPRTACSLLGFDLALPVLAAPIGGVSFNMGESMSEADYIHAVVSGSRAAGALGCTGDGVPPFIIDGAEAALKAEKGYGIPFVKPWEGAELYDKAERLLAPGCPVLGVDVDAAGLITLRKMGRPVAPMSQKALEDLVAFVHDAGRKLMIKGIMTPEAARRAVDAGVDAIVVSNHGGRVLDHCPGTAEVLPAIAEAVRGQIHILVDGGVRTGVDVLKMLALGAEAVLIGRPVSIAAIGGGREGVTAYFTEIKSQLEQAMLLTGCATLSDISERILYRG is encoded by the coding sequence ATGAATGACGTACGCACGCTTGCGCGTGAGCGCATGAAGGGCTTTTGCCGTGTTTGTCCCGTTTGTGACGGCCGTGCCTGTGCCGGCGAGGTGCCCGGTATGGGCGGCCTGGTGACCGGGGCGTCCTTCCGCAACAATGTAACGGCCCTGGCTGCCCAGCGCCTGAACATGACGGCGCTGCACGATGCGCGGGAACCCAGGACCGCCTGTTCGCTGCTGGGCTTTGATCTGGCTCTGCCCGTGCTGGCGGCCCCCATTGGCGGGGTTTCCTTCAATATGGGCGAAAGCATGAGCGAGGCGGACTACATCCACGCCGTTGTTTCGGGCAGCCGTGCCGCTGGTGCGCTGGGCTGCACGGGCGATGGTGTGCCGCCGTTCATCATTGACGGTGCCGAGGCGGCCCTGAAGGCGGAGAAGGGCTACGGCATTCCTTTTGTGAAACCCTGGGAAGGCGCGGAACTGTACGACAAGGCCGAGCGCCTGCTGGCGCCGGGCTGCCCTGTGCTGGGGGTGGATGTGGATGCCGCCGGCCTGATTACCCTGCGCAAGATGGGCCGCCCCGTGGCGCCCATGTCCCAGAAGGCGCTGGAAGATCTGGTGGCCTTTGTGCACGATGCCGGGCGCAAGCTCATGATCAAGGGCATCATGACGCCTGAAGCCGCCCGGCGCGCGGTGGATGCCGGCGTTGACGCCATTGTGGTTTCCAACCATGGCGGGCGCGTGCTGGATCACTGCCCCGGTACGGCCGAAGTGCTGCCGGCCATTGCGGAAGCCGTGCGCGGACAGATTCATATTCTGGTGGACGGCGGCGTGCGCACCGGGGTGGATGTGCTCAAGATGCTGGCCCTGGGCGCGGAGGCCGTGCTCATCGGCCGGCCGGTGTCCATTGCCGCCATTGGCGGCGGGCGCGAAGGCGTGACGGCTTACTTTACGGAAATCAAAAGCCAGCTTGAGCAGGCCATGCTGCTCACCGGCTGCGCCACGCTGAGCGACATCAGCGAGCGCATCCTGTATCGCGGTTAG
- a CDS encoding OsmC family protein, with protein sequence MTTATGTYLGDLRIACRHERSGTVIMAEAPEENGGRGQSFSPSDLVCMGLGACAMNLIGRYARDRHIDVQGMTVSVTKHMAAQGKRIERVELLFTMPARSYTEEQKAAMEHAAHTCPVHQSLHPDMKKDVRFLWQD encoded by the coding sequence ATGACCACGGCAACAGGAACCTATCTTGGGGATTTGCGGATAGCCTGCCGGCATGAGCGGAGCGGAACCGTCATCATGGCCGAGGCGCCTGAGGAAAATGGCGGCAGGGGGCAGTCCTTTTCCCCTTCCGATCTGGTGTGCATGGGGCTGGGCGCCTGCGCCATGAATCTCATCGGCCGGTACGCCAGGGACAGGCACATTGATGTGCAGGGCATGACCGTGAGCGTGACCAAGCACATGGCGGCGCAGGGAAAGCGCATCGAGCGGGTGGAGCTGCTTTTCACCATGCCTGCCCGGTCCTATACGGAAGAGCAGAAGGCCGCCATGGAGCATGCAGCCCATACCTGCCCTGTGCATCAGAGCCTGCATCCTGACATGAAGAAGGATGTCCGTTTTCTCTGGCAGGACTGA
- a CDS encoding manganese efflux pump MntP family protein: MSFLTVFLLAVALSLDAFTVAVASGCALRDVQMRHYLRVGGAFGFFQFAMPVLGWMLGQSVHQYIAAWDHWVAFVLLAWVGGNMLYGAWKDFRHGDTDAEDCHGDGSDPTAWRNLLVLGVATSIDALAVGLTFAMTDTPVLWPSLVIGGVCFVISAVGLHLGRLLAGLAVLQRWAGLLGGLVLLGIGLRVLWQDGVFG; encoded by the coding sequence ATGTCATTTCTTACGGTTTTTCTGCTGGCTGTGGCTCTTTCGCTGGATGCCTTCACCGTGGCCGTGGCTTCCGGCTGTGCCCTGCGGGATGTGCAGATGCGGCACTACCTGCGCGTGGGAGGGGCCTTTGGCTTCTTTCAGTTTGCCATGCCGGTGCTGGGCTGGATGCTGGGACAGTCCGTGCATCAGTACATCGCGGCCTGGGATCACTGGGTGGCCTTTGTCCTGCTGGCCTGGGTGGGCGGCAATATGCTGTACGGCGCCTGGAAGGACTTCCGCCATGGTGATACCGACGCCGAGGACTGCCACGGCGACGGCAGCGATCCCACGGCATGGCGCAATCTGCTGGTGCTGGGCGTGGCCACCAGCATTGACGCACTGGCTGTGGGCCTGACCTTTGCCATGACGGATACCCCCGTGCTCTGGCCGTCGCTAGTCATTGGCGGCGTCTGTTTTGTCATTTCCGCCGTGGGGCTTCATCTGGGCCGGCTGCTTGCCGGCCTGGCCGTGTTGCAGCGCTGGGCCGGCCTGCTGGGCGGGCTGGTGCTGCTGGGCATCGGCCTGCGCGTGCTCTGGCAGGACGGGGTTTTCGGCTAG
- a CDS encoding aminopeptidase, which translates to MKTKTCEIAYSPQSAWKDYAATATRRKELESLAKRYIDFLSACKTERETIAYVQRRLAEKGFTENPRDGLFMRPLRGKALFAARRGKAPLAQGLRLIAAHADTPRLDFKQRPFIEQPGVTQAKTHYYGGIRKYQWLARPLSLRGVVALENGKNLAIAIGDRPGDPVFTIADLLPHLAQKQAGQPVSEAFEAEKLNIILSHAPAPGSARSRQDEEKEPLKAYLLQLLNEKYGVREEDFISADMQAVPAGPARFVGLDRALIGGYGQDDRICVFTALEAFLTAKTGRNAPNTAIMFWDKEEIGSDGATGASSRFLQFCVEDITRAWAGTLPVSQVFLNSRAISADVTGAFDPDFPEVHEKQNAAQLGYGPCFSKCGGSRGKYGASEADAEFVGELRGLLNARNIPWQIAELGKVDVGGGGTVALFLAAYGMQVIDCGPALLSMHSPFELSSSVDVFATAEAYRAFLEG; encoded by the coding sequence ATGAAAACCAAAACCTGCGAAATTGCCTATTCGCCGCAAAGCGCCTGGAAGGACTATGCCGCCACGGCCACCCGCCGCAAGGAGCTGGAAAGCCTGGCCAAGCGCTATATCGACTTTCTTTCCGCCTGCAAGACCGAACGCGAAACCATTGCCTACGTGCAGCGCCGCCTTGCGGAAAAGGGCTTTACCGAAAATCCCCGTGACGGCCTGTTCATGCGGCCCCTGCGGGGCAAGGCCCTGTTTGCGGCCAGACGGGGCAAGGCGCCCCTGGCCCAGGGACTGCGCCTCATTGCCGCCCATGCGGACACGCCGCGCCTGGACTTCAAGCAGCGCCCCTTCATCGAACAGCCCGGCGTCACCCAGGCCAAGACCCATTATTACGGGGGCATCCGCAAGTACCAGTGGCTGGCCCGCCCCCTTTCCCTGCGCGGCGTGGTGGCCCTGGAAAACGGCAAGAATCTTGCCATTGCCATTGGCGACCGCCCCGGCGATCCGGTCTTTACCATTGCCGACCTGCTGCCCCATCTGGCGCAGAAGCAGGCCGGCCAGCCCGTCAGTGAAGCCTTTGAAGCCGAAAAGCTCAATATCATCCTTTCCCATGCGCCGGCTCCCGGCAGCGCCCGCAGCCGCCAGGACGAGGAAAAGGAACCCCTGAAAGCCTATCTGCTCCAGCTGCTCAACGAAAAATACGGCGTGCGCGAAGAAGACTTCATTTCGGCGGACATGCAGGCCGTTCCCGCCGGTCCGGCCCGCTTTGTGGGTCTGGACCGTGCCCTCATCGGCGGATACGGGCAGGATGACCGCATCTGCGTCTTCACAGCGCTGGAAGCCTTCCTGACGGCCAAGACCGGCCGCAATGCCCCCAATACGGCCATCATGTTCTGGGACAAGGAAGAAATCGGCTCCGACGGCGCCACCGGTGCGTCTTCCCGCTTCCTGCAATTCTGCGTGGAGGACATTACCCGCGCCTGGGCCGGCACCCTGCCCGTTTCGCAGGTGTTTCTGAACAGCCGTGCCATCTCTGCCGATGTGACCGGCGCCTTTGACCCGGATTTTCCCGAAGTGCACGAAAAGCAGAATGCCGCCCAGCTGGGCTACGGCCCCTGCTTCAGCAAATGCGGCGGCTCCCGCGGCAAATACGGCGCCAGCGAAGCCGATGCCGAATTTGTGGGCGAACTGCGCGGCCTGCTCAATGCCCGCAACATCCCCTGGCAGATTGCCGAACTGGGCAAGGTTGATGTGGGCGGCGGCGGAACCGTGGCCCTCTTCCTGGCTGCCTACGGCATGCAGGTCATCGACTGCGGCCCGGCCCTGCTGTCCATGCACAGCCCCTTTGAACTGTCCAGTAGCGTGGATGTCTTTGCCACTGCCGAGGCTTACCGCGCCTTTCTGGAAGGCTGA
- a CDS encoding YebC/PmpR family DNA-binding transcriptional regulator, whose product MSGHSKWANIQHRKGRQDAKRGKVFTKAAKEIIIAAKNGGDPAGNPRLRAAIAAAKAVNLPKDKIEAAIRKGTGEDAGGDLTECFYEGYGPAGIAIMVEVATDNKNRTVAEVRHLFTKHGGSLGTDGSVSWMFDRKGVITVDKAAYSEDQIMEVAMEAGADDVIDDEDVWTLQTAMADFAAVRDALESAGVAMQSAELAMVPQNLVPVDADAAQKVLRLMDALDDNDDVQNVYANADFPDDVE is encoded by the coding sequence ATGTCTGGGCATAGCAAATGGGCCAATATCCAGCACCGCAAGGGCCGTCAGGACGCCAAGCGCGGCAAGGTCTTTACCAAGGCCGCCAAGGAAATCATCATTGCTGCCAAGAACGGTGGCGATCCGGCGGGCAATCCCCGTCTGCGCGCGGCCATTGCGGCGGCCAAGGCCGTCAACCTGCCCAAGGACAAGATCGAGGCGGCTATCCGCAAGGGGACTGGCGAGGATGCCGGCGGCGACCTCACCGAATGCTTTTACGAAGGCTACGGCCCCGCGGGCATTGCCATCATGGTGGAAGTGGCCACGGACAACAAGAACCGCACCGTGGCCGAAGTGCGCCACCTCTTCACCAAGCACGGCGGCAGCCTGGGCACCGACGGCAGCGTGAGCTGGATGTTTGACCGCAAGGGCGTCATCACGGTGGACAAGGCCGCCTACAGCGAAGATCAGATCATGGAAGTGGCCATGGAAGCCGGCGCCGATGACGTGATCGACGATGAAGACGTGTGGACCCTGCAAACGGCCATGGCCGATTTTGCCGCTGTGCGCGATGCGCTGGAAAGCGCCGGTGTGGCCATGCAGTCCGCCGAACTGGCCATGGTGCCCCAGAATCTGGTGCCCGTGGATGCTGACGCCGCCCAGAAGGTGCTGCGCCTCATGGACGCCCTGGACGATAACGACGACGTGCAGAACGTCTATGCCAACGCCGACTTCCCGGACGACGTGGAATAG
- a CDS encoding RlmE family RNA methyltransferase — MKEYRDHYFLKAKRENYPARSVYKLKELDAKFRLFRQGMRVLDLGAAPGSWSLGAAEKIGPRGRVLGCDIQTTETAFPPQVTFLQEDVFQRSAAFEDLLRQTGPFDVVMSDMAPRTTGTKFTDQARSLELACEALNVACLYLRPGGSFVVKIFMGPDVQELLQPMRRAFRSVKSFKPKSSRAESKETFFVGMDFRAEAAVRPQDAAGGAVPAAPDPVTE; from the coding sequence ATGAAAGAATATCGCGATCATTATTTTCTGAAAGCCAAGCGGGAAAACTACCCGGCGCGCTCCGTCTACAAGCTCAAGGAGCTGGATGCCAAGTTCAGGCTGTTTCGCCAGGGGATGCGCGTGCTGGACCTCGGGGCCGCTCCGGGGTCATGGTCTCTGGGCGCAGCGGAGAAGATCGGCCCGCGTGGCCGGGTGCTAGGCTGTGACATCCAGACCACGGAAACGGCCTTCCCGCCGCAGGTGACCTTTCTGCAGGAAGATGTCTTTCAGCGTTCCGCAGCGTTCGAAGATCTGCTCCGGCAGACGGGGCCGTTTGATGTGGTGATGAGCGACATGGCGCCGCGCACCACGGGCACCAAGTTCACGGATCAGGCCCGCTCGCTGGAACTGGCCTGCGAGGCGCTCAACGTGGCCTGCCTGTACCTGCGGCCCGGGGGCAGCTTTGTGGTCAAGATATTCATGGGGCCTGACGTGCAGGAGCTGTTGCAGCCCATGCGCAGGGCCTTTCGTTCGGTCAAGTCCTTCAAGCCCAAGAGTTCCCGTGCCGAAAGCAAGGAAACCTTCTTTGTGGGCATGGACTTCCGGGCCGAAGCTGCCGTGCGTCCGCAGGACGCCGCGGGGGGCGCCGTTCCGGCTGCCCCTGATCCCGTCACGGAATAA
- a CDS encoding OsmC family protein, whose product MPTLTGIYRGGLRVECRHQQSGATLVTDGPADSGGRGQSFSPTDLVAAALAACASTVIGIYAQNHGVDVSGMSVAVNETMSTTPHRIGRLEVVFTMPRRAYSAKEKISIERAAHSCAVHRSLHDSVEQVFTFVWPE is encoded by the coding sequence ATGCCCACGCTGACAGGAATCTATCGCGGTGGTCTGCGCGTGGAATGTCGCCACCAGCAGAGCGGCGCCACGCTGGTGACCGATGGCCCGGCGGACAGTGGCGGCAGAGGACAGAGCTTTTCGCCCACGGACCTGGTGGCGGCAGCGCTGGCTGCCTGCGCCAGCACCGTCATCGGCATCTATGCCCAGAACCACGGGGTGGATGTGAGTGGCATGTCCGTGGCGGTAAACGAGACCATGAGCACCACACCTCACCGCATCGGCAGGCTGGAGGTGGTCTTTACCATGCCCCGGCGGGCCTATTCGGCCAAGGAAAAGATCAGCATTGAACGGGCTGCGCACAGCTGTGCCGTGCACAGAAGTCTGCATGACAGCGTGGAGCAGGTCTTTACCTTTGTCTGGCCCGAATAG
- a CDS encoding cyanophycin synthetase, producing MDLSLDRMHRALTALHLQRAPFVVVQVLGTNGKGSTASFLDSLARAHGLHTGLYTSPHFVSPAERIRIDGRPLHADLWPDLACQVDAACPDLTYFEFLTVLALLAFRQLGVQLAILEAGLGGRHDATTATAADALCYAPVALDHAAILGPRLEDIARDKADAIRAAVPVISAPQFPVVQRILAQAAARQGAPLSLTTPLPASVPLGLAGEHQHINAAVALRAWQSVAPRCGVSAQDSTRQALGLQTAFIPGRLQYLPACPDHPALLLDGAHNPHGMQALTHYLAHHDHRPPCAIFSCLKDKDWQPAAMLLRRTLAGAPIFIPQLHNERAADAAEVAAVLNRGATAPVASALPHVQAALQAAANCAGAGSSPVIMSGSLYLLSEFFTLFPRYLDRPCPAPTRTETA from the coding sequence ATGGATCTCAGCCTCGACCGCATGCACCGGGCGCTGACGGCCCTGCACCTGCAACGCGCCCCCTTTGTGGTGGTGCAGGTGCTGGGCACCAACGGCAAAGGATCCACCGCCTCCTTTCTGGACTCCCTGGCCCGTGCCCACGGGCTGCACACGGGGCTGTATACCTCCCCGCATTTTGTCTCGCCCGCCGAGCGCATCCGCATCGACGGACGTCCCCTGCACGCGGACCTCTGGCCGGACCTGGCCTGCCAGGTGGACGCGGCCTGCCCGGACCTGACCTATTTTGAGTTTCTGACCGTGCTGGCCCTGCTGGCCTTTCGCCAGCTGGGCGTGCAGCTGGCCATTCTGGAAGCCGGCCTGGGCGGCCGCCACGACGCCACCACCGCCACGGCGGCGGATGCGCTCTGCTACGCGCCCGTGGCGCTGGACCATGCCGCCATTCTCGGCCCTCGCCTGGAAGACATTGCCCGCGACAAGGCCGATGCCATCCGGGCCGCCGTACCGGTCATCAGCGCCCCGCAATTCCCCGTGGTGCAGCGCATACTGGCCCAGGCAGCCGCCCGGCAGGGCGCTCCCCTGAGCCTGACGACGCCGCTGCCCGCATCCGTACCACTGGGCCTGGCCGGCGAACATCAGCACATCAATGCCGCCGTGGCCCTGCGGGCCTGGCAGAGCGTGGCTCCGCGCTGCGGGGTCAGCGCCCAGGACAGCACGCGGCAGGCCCTGGGTCTGCAAACGGCCTTTATTCCCGGACGCCTGCAATACCTGCCCGCCTGCCCGGACCATCCGGCGCTGCTGCTGGACGGCGCCCACAATCCCCACGGCATGCAGGCCCTGACGCACTACCTGGCGCATCACGACCACAGGCCGCCCTGTGCCATCTTTTCCTGCCTCAAGGACAAGGACTGGCAGCCCGCGGCCATGCTGCTGCGCCGGACCCTTGCCGGTGCGCCCATATTCATTCCCCAGCTGCATAACGAACGGGCCGCCGACGCTGCCGAGGTGGCCGCCGTCCTGAACCGGGGCGCCACGGCCCCCGTGGCCAGCGCCCTGCCCCATGTGCAGGCGGCCCTGCAGGCTGCCGCCAACTGCGCCGGTGCGGGGTCCTCGCCGGTGATCATGAGCGGTTCCTTGTATTTGCTGTCGGAATTCTTTACTCTTTTTCCCCGCTATCTGGACAGGCCCTGCCCTGCCCCCACGCGGACGGAGACCGCATGA
- the selA gene encoding L-seryl-tRNA(Sec) selenium transferase: MKHLFRAIPSVDNSLTALLHEAPQLAREPRPLLREAVVAYWDGCRDRIRSGQIQETSQLDMQAHLPHLLAHVRAALRPRLREAINATGVVVHTNMGRSVLAPEACEAVLRAARGYSTLELDMRTGGRGSRHKVVEDLICRLTGAEAGMVVNNNAAAVLLLLDTFCRDGEVIVSRGELVEIGGSFRIPEVMRRSGAILREVGATNRTHLRDYEAAITENTRALMRVHTSNYRIVGFHSAVALPELAALASRHGLPVFEDLGSGSLTDFSPCGLPNEPTVPSVLAAGADVVTFSGDKVLGGPQAGILAGKRSYIEALKANQLTRALRCDKLTLAALEATLRLYCDPESARQRIPTLRMIHLSAAELERQARRLATRLRRALGPLCRVHLRPDVSRVGGGAFPQYDLPTTLVCLEPAHGSATALKQALLETDPPLLGRLEDSCFCLDTRTLQEADYSRIPALVRAALPERNAE; encoded by the coding sequence ATGAAGCATCTTTTTCGCGCCATTCCCTCGGTGGACAACAGCCTGACGGCCCTGCTGCACGAGGCTCCCCAGCTGGCCCGCGAGCCGCGCCCCCTTCTTCGCGAGGCTGTGGTGGCCTACTGGGACGGCTGCCGCGACCGGATACGCTCCGGCCAGATACAGGAGACGTCCCAGCTGGACATGCAGGCCCATCTGCCTCATCTGCTGGCCCATGTGCGGGCAGCCCTGCGGCCCCGCCTGCGGGAAGCCATCAATGCCACGGGCGTGGTGGTGCATACCAATATGGGGCGGTCCGTCCTGGCGCCGGAAGCCTGCGAGGCCGTGCTGCGGGCGGCACGGGGCTACTCCACCCTGGAGCTGGACATGCGCACGGGCGGACGCGGCAGCCGTCACAAGGTGGTGGAAGACCTCATCTGCCGCCTGACGGGCGCCGAAGCGGGCATGGTGGTCAACAACAATGCCGCGGCGGTACTGCTGCTGCTGGACACCTTCTGCCGGGACGGCGAGGTCATTGTCTCCCGCGGGGAACTGGTGGAAATCGGCGGCAGCTTCCGCATCCCCGAAGTCATGCGCCGGAGCGGCGCCATCCTGCGCGAGGTGGGAGCCACCAACCGCACCCACCTGCGTGACTATGAAGCGGCCATTACTGAAAATACGCGCGCGCTCATGCGCGTGCATACCTCCAATTACCGCATTGTGGGCTTTCACAGCGCCGTGGCCCTGCCGGAGCTGGCAGCCCTGGCCAGCCGGCACGGTCTGCCCGTTTTCGAGGACCTGGGCAGCGGCAGCCTCACGGACTTCAGCCCCTGCGGTCTGCCCAACGAGCCCACAGTCCCCTCTGTTCTGGCCGCCGGCGCCGATGTGGTGACATTTTCCGGCGACAAGGTCCTGGGCGGCCCGCAGGCGGGCATCCTGGCCGGAAAGCGGTCCTACATCGAGGCCCTCAAGGCCAATCAGCTCACCCGCGCCCTGCGCTGCGACAAGCTGACGCTGGCCGCGCTGGAAGCCACCCTGCGCCTGTACTGCGACCCGGAAAGCGCCCGCCAGCGCATTCCCACCCTGCGCATGATCCATCTTTCCGCCGCAGAGCTGGAACGCCAGGCACGGCGCCTGGCCACCCGGCTGCGCCGCGCCCTCGGCCCGCTCTGCCGGGTGCATCTGCGCCCTGACGTTTCCCGCGTGGGAGGCGGCGCCTTTCCGCAATATGACCTGCCCACCACGCTTGTTTGTCTGGAGCCTGCCCATGGCAGCGCCACGGCGCTGAAGCAGGCCCTTCTCGAGACTGACCCCCCGCTGCTGGGGCGGCTGGAAGACAGCTGCTTCTGTCTGGATACCCGCACCCTGCAGGAGGCCGATTACAGCCGGATTCCGGCCCTTGTGCGGGCCGCGCTTCCGGAAAGGAATGCTGAATGA
- a CDS encoding DUF4177 domain-containing protein has protein sequence MTENLIVRVALSGGLIGLLFTNPSRALQNVIDEHNKAGWRVHQILPHSTRNIFMMLLSLLVLVVTLGIWTFGAGYIILLERQK, from the coding sequence ATGACAGAAAATTTAATTGTACGTGTGGCGTTGTCTGGTGGTCTTATTGGTCTACTTTTTACCAATCCCAGTCGTGCGCTGCAAAACGTGATAGATGAGCATAACAAGGCCGGTTGGCGCGTCCATCAGATCCTTCCACATTCCACCCGCAATATTTTTATGATGCTTTTAAGCCTCTTGGTTTTGGTAGTTACGCTTGGTATATGGACTTTTGGAGCTGGGTATATCATTCTCCTCGAAAGGCAGAAATAG